One genomic segment of Paenibacillus xylanexedens includes these proteins:
- a CDS encoding alpha-glycosidase: protein MILEAIYHRPKLNWSYAYDRSTMHLRLRSKRGDLDAVIAITGDKYAWDRTITHIPMHIFARDEMFDYWEAETSPPYRRLRYGFQLIQGEESIWMTERGFEQSLPDHPLEFFDFPFMNPVDIFEPPAWVKDAIFYQIFPERYANGDPSISPKNAEPWGGEPTPVNFFGGDLQGVLDHLDHISQLGINAIYFCPLFEATTNHKYNTGDYMKVDPHFGTNEQFKAFVDACHQRGIRVVLDAVFNHSGREFPPFVDVMKNGASSPYADWFYIKDWPPRVEDGIPTYDTFAFEPLMPKLNTEHPEVKAYLLEVGRFWIEEMDIDGWRLDVANEVDHQFWREFRQTVKAIKPDAYLLGEIWHDSLMWLQGDQFDAVMNYPFTNSVLDYTVHGKLDGLAFANEIGKLLAAYSQPVTEASFNLLGSHDTPRLLTLCDGDERKMKLAVTLLLTYPGVPCIYYGDEVGLDGGYDPGCRKCMEWDETKQNRELLEFFTRTIALRKEHPALRSTELKIVYAKAGDPCLAIERLDSQTGERMLLVLNAGDEPCTLELPLGDRNVWRNLFTSNTVEARQNKLTLDLEAYGFSLMQLEVKQPAEA from the coding sequence ATGATTCTTGAAGCCATTTACCATCGCCCAAAACTCAATTGGTCTTATGCTTATGACCGCTCGACCATGCACCTCCGACTTCGGTCCAAACGCGGAGACCTGGATGCGGTGATTGCCATTACCGGAGACAAATATGCCTGGGATCGGACGATCACACACATCCCTATGCACATCTTTGCCCGGGATGAAATGTTCGATTATTGGGAAGCTGAGACTTCACCTCCCTATCGCAGATTACGGTATGGTTTCCAACTGATTCAGGGAGAGGAATCGATCTGGATGACGGAGCGCGGATTCGAGCAGTCGCTGCCTGATCATCCGCTCGAATTCTTTGATTTTCCATTTATGAATCCGGTCGACATTTTTGAACCGCCTGCTTGGGTTAAGGACGCTATATTTTATCAGATTTTCCCGGAACGTTATGCCAATGGTGATCCATCCATCAGTCCCAAAAATGCTGAACCCTGGGGAGGAGAACCTACACCGGTGAACTTCTTCGGCGGCGATCTCCAAGGTGTGCTGGATCACCTGGATCATATAAGTCAGCTCGGCATCAATGCCATCTACTTTTGTCCGCTGTTCGAGGCCACGACGAACCACAAATACAATACAGGCGATTACATGAAGGTTGATCCTCACTTTGGAACCAATGAACAGTTCAAGGCCTTCGTGGATGCCTGTCATCAGCGCGGTATACGCGTTGTTCTGGATGCGGTGTTCAACCATTCCGGCAGAGAGTTCCCTCCTTTTGTCGATGTCATGAAGAATGGAGCCTCTTCCCCCTACGCAGACTGGTTCTATATCAAAGACTGGCCGCCACGTGTGGAGGATGGCATACCGACTTATGACACCTTTGCCTTTGAACCGCTCATGCCGAAGCTGAATACGGAACACCCTGAAGTGAAGGCATACCTATTAGAGGTAGGACGTTTCTGGATAGAGGAGATGGACATTGACGGCTGGAGGCTCGATGTAGCCAACGAGGTAGATCATCAGTTCTGGCGCGAATTCCGTCAGACAGTAAAAGCCATCAAACCTGACGCCTATTTGCTCGGTGAGATCTGGCATGATTCGCTCATGTGGCTTCAGGGAGACCAGTTCGATGCCGTGATGAATTATCCGTTTACCAATTCTGTATTGGACTATACGGTGCACGGCAAGCTCGACGGACTCGCATTTGCCAATGAGATCGGCAAACTGCTCGCAGCCTATTCACAGCCTGTGACCGAAGCGTCCTTCAATCTGCTCGGAAGTCATGATACACCCAGACTGCTGACCTTGTGTGATGGAGACGAGCGCAAGATGAAACTTGCCGTTACGTTGTTGCTTACGTATCCAGGTGTGCCATGTATCTATTATGGAGACGAAGTGGGACTTGATGGGGGATATGATCCGGGTTGCCGCAAGTGTATGGAATGGGATGAGACCAAGCAGAATCGCGAGCTTCTGGAATTCTTCACCCGTACCATTGCCCTTCGTAAAGAGCACCCTGCCCTGCGCAGCACAGAACTGAAGATTGTATATGCAAAAGCCGGAGACCCTTGTCTTGCCATCGAACGATTGGATTCGCAGACGGGAGAGCGCATGCTTCTTGTACTGAATGCAGGTGATGAGCCGTGTACCCTTGAACTCCCTTTGGGAGATCGTAACGTCTGGCGAAACCTGTTCACATCAAACACCGTGGAAGCTCGGCAAAATAAACTGACCCTCGATTTGGAAGCATACGGATTCTCCCTCATGCAACTTGAGGTGAAACAACCAGCTGAGGCCTGA